One Glycine max cultivar Williams 82 chromosome 4, Glycine_max_v4.0, whole genome shotgun sequence DNA segment encodes these proteins:
- the LOC100796545 gene encoding probable WRKY transcription factor 2 — MAGIDDNVGLTGDWGLASPSPRTFFSRMFEEDSVTRSISEHSGSGRTGDLFSGHREPSETGKENMNDRAQDGDSGAQLTDVSFQTEQKSSSRGGLVERMAARAGFNAPRLNTESIRSTDLSLNPDIQSPYLTIPPGLSPTTLLDSPVFLANSLAQPSPTTGKFLFMANGIMRNSELSSDAPEKCKDNGFDDIYTSSFAFKRATDSGSFYHGAGRKMINPTTLPQQSLPGIEVSAQSENSFQSQSVDAVKAQTENKSGFRLQADFAESPPQKDNGIKMFSADQRAFDVVGGGNEHSTPIEEQVDEGDQRGNGDSMASGVGGAPSEDGYNWRKYGQKQVKGSEYPRSYYKCTHPNCQVKKKVERSHEGHITEIIYKGTHNHPKPPPNRRSGIGLVNLHTDMQVDHPEHVEPHNGGDGDLGWANVQKGNIAGAASWKHDNLEAASSASVGPEYCNQQPPNLQTQNGTHFDSGEAVDASSTFSNEEDEDDQGTHGSVSLGYDGEGDESESKRRKLESYAELSGATRAIREPRVVVQTTSEVDILDDGYRWRKYGQKVVKGNPNPRSYYKCTNAGCTVRKHVERASHDLKSVITTYEGKHNHDVPAARASSHVNANASNAVPGQASLQTHVHRPEPSEVHNGIGRLERPSLGSFNLPGRQQLGPSHGFSFGMNQSMLSNLVMSGLGHAQAKLPVMPVHSFLAAHQQQQQHQQQQNQQQRAANDLGFMLPKGEPNVEAIPERGGLNLSNGSSVYQEIMSRMPLGPHM; from the exons ATGGCTGGGATTGATGATAATGTTGGCCTTACTGGTGATTGGGGTCTTGCTAGCCCAAGTCCAAGGACCTTTTTTTCCAGAATGTTCGAAGAAGATAGTGTGACAAGATCAATCTCAGAACATTCTGGAAGTGGTAGAACTGGGGATCTCTTTTCGGGACATCGTGAGCCTAGTGAGACagggaaagaaaacatgaatgatAGGGCACAAGATGGTGATTCTGGAGCCCAATTGACCGATGTGAGTTTTCAGACCGAGCAGAAGTCGAGCTCCCGGGGTGGTCTTGTTGAAAGAATGGCTGCTAGAGCCGGGTTTAATGCTCCAAGGTTGAATACAGAAAGCATTAGATCTACTGACCTTTCGCTTAATCCCGACATTCAGTCTCCGTACTTGACAATCCCGCCTGGTCTCAGTCCTACTACACTTTTAGATTCTCCAGTGTTCCTTGCAAATTCACTG GCACAGCCTTCTCCAACTACCGGAAAGTTCTTGTTCATGGCAAATGGCATCATGAGGAACTCAGAATTATCATCTGATGCTccagaaaaatgtaaagataatGGCTTTGATGATATCTACACATCATCCTTTGCTTTCAAGCGTGCAACAGATTCAGGCTCTTTTTATCATGGTGCTGGAAGAAAA ATGATAAATCCTACTACACTTCCTCAACAGTCCCTTCCTGGTATTGAGGTTTCGGCTCAGTCTGAAAATTCTTTTCAATCTCAAAGTGTTGATGCTGTCAAAGCTCAAACTGAGAACAAAAGTGGTTTTCGTCTTCAGGCCGACTTTGCTGAATCACCTCCTCAAAAAGATAATGGAATTAAGATGTTCTCAGCTGATCAAAGGGCTTTTGATGTTGTTGGCGGTGGCAATGAACATTCTACACCAATTGAAGAGCAAGTAGATGAAGGAGATCAAAGAGGCAATGGAGACTCAATGGCTAGTGGTGTTGGTGGTGCACCATCTGAAGATGGATATAACTGGAGAAAATATGGCCAAAAGCAAGTGAAGGGCAGCGAGTACCCTCGAAGTTACTACAAGTGTACGCATCCAAACTgtcaagtgaagaagaaagtagAAAGATCTCATGAGGGCCACATAACTGAGATCATCTACAAGGGAACACACAACCATCCAAAACCTCCTCCAAATCGTCGGTCAGGTATAGGTTTGGTTAACCTTCATACTGACATGCAAGTGGACCACCCTGAACATGTTGAACCACACAACGGTGGTGATGGCGACTTGGGATGGGCTAATGTACAAAAGGGAAACATAGCTGGAGCTGCTAGTTGGAAGCATGACAACCTTGAAGCCGCTTCATCAGCATCCGTTGGCCCTGAATACTGCAACCAGCAGCCCCCCAATTTGCAGACTCAAAATGGTACTCACTTTGATTCAGGAGAGGCAGTGGATGCCTCATCTACTTTTTCTAACGAAGAAGATGAAGACGATCAAGGCACTCATGGTAGTGTATCATTAGGTTATGATGGGGAAGGAGATGAATCTGAGTCTAAGAGAAG GAAACTGGAATCATATGCAGAGTTGAGTGGAGCTACTAGAGCCATTCGTGAGCCTAGAGTTGTTGTACAGACTACCAGCGAAGTAGATATCCTCGATGATGGTTATCGGTGGCGGAAATATGGACAAAAAGTTGTCAAAGGAAATCCCAACCCAAG GAGTTACTACAAGTGCACAAATGCAGGGTGCACAGTAAGGAAGCATGTGGAGAGAGCATCACATGACCTTAAATCTGTGATCACTACGTATGAGGGAAAGCACAACCATGATGTTCCAGCTGCTCGTGCCAGCAGTCACGTCAATGCTAATGCTTCCAATGCAGTTCCTGGCCAAGCTTCTCTTCAGACCCATGTTCACAGACCTGAACCATCTGAAGTTCACAACGGCATTGGAAGGCTTGAGAGGCCTTCCCTGGGCTCATTCAACCTACCCGGGAGGCAGCAACTAGGACCTTCCCATGGCTTCTCCTTCGGTATGAACCAATCCATGCTATCAAATCTGGTGATGTCAGGGTTGGGCCATGCGCAAGCAAAGCTTCCTGTCATGCCTGTTCATTCATTCTTGGCAGCgcatcaacaacaacagcaacatcaacaacaacaaaaccaacaacaacgtGCGGCAAATGATTTGGGTTTCATGTTGCCAAAGGGAGAGCCAAATGTGGAGGCTATTCCTGAACGTGGTGGCCTTAACCTGTCAAATGGCTCATCAGTGTACCAAGAAATTATGAGCCGCATGCCTCTTGGACCtcatatgtaa